One window of Etheostoma spectabile isolate EspeVRDwgs_2016 chromosome 6, UIUC_Espe_1.0, whole genome shotgun sequence genomic DNA carries:
- the cdca3 gene encoding cell division cycle-associated protein 3 — MGSSESKMVVSAPIKPEPAIKNRRVSDLIDPRSPSTGVVRTPIQVGGPVSKTECPLAFTDPRSPTIGVCRTPIREVMRATVGSFAHRLSMLLHNEAEGKVPKAPQKFSNDAVEEEVSQGEELASTEPLLPTQSSHTFGSLAEHAALLATPVQTPLQSVGDSSPFVLLEKPQVEVDVETETDITLEEAEEARESPLHKRLSMSLITCHEGETSSQIFAEVHNDSTSSPVHSVEVEQLGDGVDHSYALPSVTVEPESPVEPSLPNDLDGFHVQSEEAKSSSEETKGYVEESSLPATLEQPQISAGIRCPTFDSKSPSQVVFKPQWLGKGFGATQPRARRVQAGKGGSSPLAVHVAVKKATMEINGQSGKLKQKGTEGRSPLQILKGTNSPRCQRSQMKLKMSTPDKQRLGPMDHRMLAVSLDKENR; from the exons ATGGGATCCAGTGAGAGCAAGATGGTGGTTTCTGCACCAATAAAACCAGAACCTGCAATCAAAAACCGTCGAGTCAGTGATCTGATAGATCCACGCTCTCCATCAACAGGAGTCGTTCGCACACCTATTCAG gTCGGTGGGCCTGTGTCCAAAACTGAGTGTCCACTGGCATTCACTGATCCCCGTTCACCTACTATTGGTGTTTGTCGCACCCCTATCAGAGAAGTCATGAGAG CAACAGTTGGGTCTTTTGCCCACCGCCTAAGCATGCTTTTGCACAATGAGGCTGAAGGCAAAGTCCCTAAAGCCCCTCAGAAATTCTCCAATGATGCCGTGGAGGAAGAGGTCTCTCAGGGTGAAGAGTTGGCTTCCACTGAGCCCCTTCTGCCAACTCAGTCCTCCCACACCTTTGGCTCCCTGGCTGAGCATGCTGCACTCCTGGCCACCCCTGTGCAGACCCCTCTCCAAAGTGTGGGTGACTCAAGCCCCTTTGTGCTTCTTGAGAAACCCCAAGTGGAGGTGGATGTTGAAACTGAGACAGACATTACCCTGGAAGAGGCTGAAGAAGCAAGAGAGTCTCCTCTTCACAAGAGATTGAGCATGAGCCTGATAACTTGCCATGAGGGGGAAACTTCATCCCAGATCTTTGCTGAGGTGCACAATGACAGCACTTCATCCCCAGTGCATAGTGTGGAAGTGGAGCAACTTGGAGATGGTGTGGATCATTCTTATGCCCTTCCATCTGTCACTGTTGAACCAGAGTCACCTGTTGAGCCTTCCCTCCCCAATGATTTAGATGGTTTCCATGTCCAGTCAGAGGAAGCAAAGTCATCATCTGAGGAAACTAAAGGGTATGTTGAAGAATCTTCTTTGCCTGCTACACTAGAGCAGCCACAGATCAGCGCCGGCATCCGCTGCCCCACCTTTGACTCAAAAAGCCCCAGTCAGGTGGTGTTCAAGCCGCAGTGGTTGGGAAAAGGTTTTGGTGCCACTCAGCCAAGAGCTAGAAGAGTGCAGGCTGGAAAAGGAGGCTCTTCTCCTCTTGCTGTCCATGTGGCTGTGAAGAAAGCCACTATGGAAATCAACGGACAGTCTGGAAAACTGAAGCAGAAAG GTACCGAAGGGCGCTCCCCGCTGCAGATCCTTAAAGGGACCAACTCGCCCAGGTGCCAACGTTCTCAG ATGAAGCTGAAGATGTCTACCCCAGATAAGCAGAGGCTCGGACCGATGGACCACAGAATGCTAGCGGTGTCTTTGGATAAGGAGAACCGATGA
- the gnb3a gene encoding guanine nucleotide-binding protein G(I)/G(S)/G(T) subunit beta-3a — translation MGEMEELRKEVESLKDQITAARKTVQDTTLQDAAAGITVVGRVQLKTRKTLRGHLAKIYAMHWGADSTLCVSASQDGKLIVWDSITTNKVNAIPLKSSWVMTCAYAPSGNLVACGGLDNMCSIYNLKGKDGNVKVMRELAAHTGYLSCCRFLSDSEIITSSGDCTCVLWDIETGTQKTIFAGHQGDCMSLAVSPDFNFFISGACDFTAKLWDIREAQCRQTFGGHESDINAIGFFPNGNAVITGSDDATCKLYDLRADQELITYQDSSIMCGVTSLAPSKSGRLLLAGYDDFNVNIWDTLKSERVGVLAGHDNRVSCIGVSSDGMACCTGSWDSFLKIWN, via the exons ATGGGTGAAATGGAAGAATTGCGAAAGGAGGTGGAGAGTCTCAAAGACCAGATCACT GCAGCTCGTAAGACAGTGCAAGACACCACACTGCAAGACGCAGCCGCCGGGATCACTGTGGTGGGGCGTGTCCAGTTGAAGACCAGAAAAACACTGAGGGGTCACCTTGCCAAGATCTACGCTATGCACTGGGGCGCTGACTCCAC GCTGTGTGTCAGTGCCTCACAAGATGGAAAACTCATAGTGTGGGACAGCATTACAACCAACAAG GTGAATGCCATCCCTCTCAAGTCATCGTGGGTGATGACTTGTGCCTATGCACCTTCAGGGAACCTAGTGGCTTGTGGCGGTCTGGACAACATGTGCTCCATCTACAACCTCAAGGGCAAGGACGGAAACGTCAAAGTCATGCGTGAGCTGGCTGCACACACAG GTTATCTGTCCTGCTGTCGTTTCCTCAGTGACAGTGAGATTATCACCAGCTCTGGAGACTGCACCTG TGTACTATGGGACATTGAGACAGGGACCCAAAAGACCATCTTTGCAGGGCATCAGGGAGACTGCATGTCCCTGGCCGTGTCCCCAGACTTTAATTTTTTCATCTCAGGGGCATGCGACTTCACGGCCAAGCTGTGGGACATCAGGGAGGCCCAATGCAGACAGACCTTTGGAGGCCATGAGAGTGACATCAACGCAATTGGG TTCTTCCCAAATGGTAACGCAGTGATAACAGGATCAGATGACGCCACCTGTAAGCTGTACGACCTGCGAGCTGACCAGGAACTCATTACCTACCAGGACTCCAGCATCATGTGCGGGGTGACCTCCCTGGCCCCCTCCAAGTCAGGACGCCTGTTACTGGCTGGCTATGACGACTTTAACGTCAACATCTGGGACACACTGAAATCTGAGAGAGTGG GAGTGCTGGCTGGTCACGACAACAGAGTGAGCTGTATTGGAGTGTCCTCAGATGGGATGGCGTGTTGCACAGGATCCTGGGACAGCTTCCTCAAGATATGGAATTGA